Part of the Antechinus flavipes isolate AdamAnt ecotype Samford, QLD, Australia chromosome 2, AdamAnt_v2, whole genome shotgun sequence genome is shown below.
ATGGAGAACTAGACATAGCTAAATCAGTGGGCCCAAAAATTGGCCCTTTTGCAAtgtagttttgtttcttcattattatCCTACCTTGCAGCTGTTTTATATTTGTAGTTGCACTTGAGCCTTATTTTTGAGACTTAGTTCTCTCTTATAATGCCCCCTCCTTTGCCTTCCTGGGATTTGAACTGGGAAAGAACATGACTTAGCAACCTTACATTGAAATGGTTCCCTGGTGTAAAAGATTAACATCTGCTGATCTCtcaaggggaaaggggagagatgtCCCTGTAGTAGGCCTACATTCAGCTTCATGCTACTATACAATGAGATTGAAGCCTGTCGGGAGCCCGAGCACAGCATCCCCGAGGACTTCTCCCAGCTGAGCTCTCAGGGCTGTGCTCTAATGCTTCGGGATCTCCCACTGTGGCCTCCACACTCCATACAGGTACATTGACCTTGGTCTCCATCTCCAAAAGCATCTCTTCCAGGCGATGCCCCCATTGGGCCAGTTCTTCAGGCAGCTCCCCAGCTCTTTCAGAGGTCTTCCCACTGGGCCGTCTCAGACTCCAGCCCTTGGGCCCAAAGGATATAACCCCAGTATTAACCAACTGGGTCCCTGAAGCCGGAGATGGCAGGGGGAAAATCCTGCTGAGGTCATGGGCCCGACCCAGATCCTGCAGGAAAATTTCCAGGGCAGACATACAGAGCACCCAGATCCGCTCCAGCTCCATTTTCACCTCTTCCTCCTGTCTGCCCCCTGGTTCTGTGAGCTCGGCCAAAAGCTGGTTCCGAAGGcctgttgggggggagggaaagaaggcaaaGAACAGGGGCAGCCACGGGGGAGAACAAACGGGGCATTAGATCTCAGTGGCTACAGTGAGAACTTTAAGAGCTCCGGGCCTCACTTTGACAGATTGAAATAATTCCTAAGCTCCTGGAATCTAGAGCAAGTGTGACCGGGTAGCCTCGGAGGGCTACTTGGCCCACCTCCCTTTACAGAAAGGAATGCCGGGCAATAAAGCAGAAGCGGAATTCGAACTCGGTGTCTGCTCCAAACGCCGTGCTCTTCCCACTCCGCGGCTTGGAAGCCCCCGGCCTTCCCGCGCCTAACGGACTCCTGCCCCTTCCATAAGCACCGCCCCCGGCCCCCggcccccttctcccctcccctcggTACCTGTCTGCTCACCCAGACTCAACTCGAAGCCCCGGCGGCCGCTCTCCTCCAGAGCCCGGCGCAGCCTCCTCCCGTCGGCCGAGCTGCCCACTCCCAGCACCAACTGCCTGTAGCTGGCAGTGAACCTGTTGAGCGCTTCGTACGCCGCCCGGCACTCGGCCACAGCCTCCCGGGCTTCCCGGGCCCTCTCCCCCGACCCCGCGCCCCGCATGCCTCCCTCAGTTTGGGCGATCTCGGCCGCAGCCTGGAGTAGCAGAGCTCGGGCTCTTTCTCTTCCAGCCTCCGCCCTTGCCAGCGgccacccccctccccacccctccgGGACCCGGAGAAGGCGGAGACAGCCCGAAAGCTCCGGCCCACCAGCTCCCTCTACGCTAGCTGCGTGGTCTGACTAGcctgcttttccctttttccacCTTCCAGCTACCCTAGCCCTCTAGGGTTTGATCCTCGCCTCTCACACCAATTGTATGACCACCAGCGAAGCACAGACGTAGCCCTCGCTATATGGGCaaccctccccccttccccaacccGAACCAGACTGCCCTCCACAAGCTCCTATAGATAATCGATTATCTCGGTCTTATATGAAGACTTTAAAGATGAAGAGAACCCCTGATCTCCTGAAATggcccattccactttggaatGCCCAAGGTCAGACTTTGAGATACCTTAaatcattaagttttttttttttttttccctcgcACCAAACCTAAATTGCAATACTATTTAGAAACAAAGCTTTTAgggtttgcaaaggactttacattatcctcacaacaactctgcgACTAAAGATTGTCATATAAACCCAGTGTTCTCTACATCTAAGTGATGGAGCAGCCCAGACCCTGAGGCCCAgtccatttgagttttttttttttcctttattagtGACATTTACACATTCCTGGCccaggaaaaggagaggggggagggagaagagggggaatATTACAATTAGGGAGGGACAGGGCAGGAGAACAGGGTGACAGTCCTGAATGGTTTCAGGGGGACAGAAGCCAGTTGAATTTCAGAGTGAACCCTTGGGTGTGAAGAGTAGGGTGAGGCAATACAAGACTGAGCTGTGCTGGATTCTTACTGCACACCCTCCATCATCTTCAGGAACTCTGCAAGGATAAAAGAAGGAGAGGAATCAGAAAAGGGATAGGGAGGAGGTGGAGACTACATCTGCACCACATGGCCCACACAGGCCTGGCTTATTCAGATTTATTGATCCGTGCAATTAAGACCTGGAAAGGAATTCGGAGACCGAGGACTAAAGTCCTTCAATTGATAGAAAAACTAAATGATTTGCTAACTTAGGGTGcttagctagtaagtggcagTGCCCAGCTCAGGCTCACATTAGTTTCAGATACCTTGACACAACACCCTCTGGCACCCATTTCTAGGCTGGAAACTTCTTGAAAGAGGGACaagattatttgtatttttgcatCTCTGCACCAGGGCAAAGTGCCACCTCTGCTTTAGTGCTTAGTGGAAAAGTTTGTTtatatatgttacaatatatcacatctggaagggaccttagaaatagTCAAACTTCTCactttgcaaaaaaagaaaaaagcctcaagaaagaaaatgactcatcAAACGCCATATAGCAAGTTGGGAGGCTGGACTAGATTCGGTAGCAGGGTCTCGGAGCTCCCCATCCCTTGCCGAGGCTCCTCGAAAAGCCCCTTCCCACAGAAGGTGCCTATTCATGCCCCCTCCCCAACTTCTCCTCTCTCCACGGGCCCGCCCACTTTTCCGGCGGCATCCTCCGCGCTCACCATCAAAGTCAATTCGACCGTCATTGTTTTTGTCTCCATCCTTCATCAAGGACTCAATCTCTTCGTCAGTCACGTGCTCTCCGGAAGCACGGAAGATCTCCACTAGCTCTTCAGCATCAATATAGCCATCAGCAttcctggggggtggggggaggggaagggaagagaccAGACACTTTTCAGGTAGCCCCTCAAAAGGAGACTGCCCCACATAGGCACTGCAATGAACCTAAGGAAGCAGTGTGGAAAGGGTCCTTACAGATCCTTTAGTTCACATCCCCCAAGGGCGGAGAACAGGGCCCAATCACGGGGCCCAATCGGGCTTACTTCCTCTCCAACCCTTCTTCTCCCCAGCCGCTCCTCACTCCCACACACGCAAAGCTTCCCCAGCCCTCCTGGGGCTGAGTCCGAACTCCAGGATTCCTGGAGCAGCTCATCTCCCCCCAGGCCCTGGCCGACACCTTCCCGGGGAATCAGCCCCGCGGGCACCAGGCCTGACCTGTCAAAGATACGGAAACACTCGGCCAGCTCCTCCTCACTCTTTCCCTTCGCATCCTCCTTCATCTGCCGCACCATCATGACCAAGAACTCTTCGAAGTCGATGGTGCCGCTGcctgggtggggagagggagccTTAGAGGCCCTGCTCAGATGCGGCCGCCCTCCCCTCCCAGCTGGCCGCAACCCGCAGCTCACCATCTTCATCCACCTCCTCTATGATGGCGTCCAACTCCTCCTTGGTGGGGGTCTGGCCCAGCATCCGCATCACTGTGCCCAGCTCCTTGGTGCTGATGTCACCGCCACCATCAGCATCAAACATGTCGAAGGCGGCTTTGAACTCTGAGAGGGAGGCGCGGAGGAATGACAAGGGTAACCTGCCAAGAGCCCTGAGTCCACTCCCCTACCCCTGCCCACAAAAATACATACTCACCAGCGATCATTTCCTCGCTGAGGAAGGACCGGGCTTCTGCCTGCTGGTCCGTCTGCAACACACAAGAGAAGTCAGGTACCAGGTGCCAGGTctcagggaaggagaagggaaagagaaaaggggaccCCCCAGGAGAGAGCCAAGCGCTCCCCCGCTGTTAAAGAGCAGTTCAGTTCCTGTTTTACTACTCacataatcttggacaagtcattcgTTCACTTTCAGGGTCCTTAATGAGGAGACTGGTCCAGAtagtctctgaggttccttctaaatCTAAACTCTAagactgtctctctgtctctgtctgtttgtctgtctgtctctctctctctcacacacacacacgcacacacacacacacacacacacacacatacacaccacactCTCCAAAGCACCATCTGGTGGCCAATCTTTTGATGATAAATTTCTTCTTAGTAGTTAGACCAAGTCTTTGGACAACAGGTATACAATCTCTCTCTATGCTCAAACTCTTCTTGATTAGGCAGCATTTGAATGTGGTTCTGCCATGTCTTTAAAGTTCAAGGAGTAGAGAATCTGCATAAAAATTCACCACCACTACTATTCCCCCAAAACTAATGCCATTTAAAAACTAAGAGGACTTAGTTGAAGAAAGGGTACATAGGGTATTATCATGGGACCATCCTTATTCCTTAACATAGCAGACAATAGAAAGGGAACTAACTGATGGTCTCATCCCTACCACTCCTCATTCATCAGGTTGAGGGCCCCAGTATAGATTAGAACTGATAGTGAAGATAAGAGACCTCAGCCACTAACTGTTGGACAGAATATTAGAGATGAAAGgatccttagagatcatttaatccaattcccttattttatcgaaaaggaaactgaggacctgagggattaagtgatttgaacaAAGCCATAGAGAAGTGTATGGAAGAGTTGGAATTTGAGCCCAGGACTTTGGATTTCAGTACACCATCAACTACCCCATCTTGCCTTAGTGGAGTATATGAAACTGCTTACAATGCTTAACATTTCTGAGCTTCAGATAATTCCTCTGCCAAATGGGGGTGATCCCATATCCCTGCCAGGTTTTTGTGAGGTAGTGTAATCCAGTGGGGAAAGTCCCAGGTTAGCCGTGTCCAGACTTCTCCAATCCCACAGTCTGGAATCTGAAGTCCAGTCCAGAGAAGTCTGAAGACATCTGACTTGGGACTTTCCACACTGGTATTGATTTTATGTGGTACTGTAGGCAAATTACTCCCCTTCTCTgacctcagttctttcatctataaaaatgaaggaaatgaactagatgatcttCTAAGTCCTTTCTGGCTCTAGGAATTTTTGAATATATTCCTCTTGCTtatgaaagggatttgaaaagtCTAACCTTAAGGCCCAAACCCAGAATCTCCACAGGCTTCTTTCCAATAGGAGAGAACATAGGACCTCTTCCTGTCTCTCCacatcccctccccccttccatgTCCCACCTCAGGCCAGAGGACTTGGCTATTCTTAGGCCGAGGCTGTGAGAACAGCTGGACCCAGGCTCTAGTTACTCCTCAAAGAAGGAATAGCAGAACAAGAAGGGAGGGGCTGGGAGTGGGGATGGGGGTAGAGATATTGAAAACTAAAGAATGCCTCCTTCACAGGCTTGTAGAGTGTAAAACTGAACAAATCCTTAAAGACTAACTGAGCCCGCTACTTTAGTTCCCCTGTTTTGTAGATTAGGGAAATACAATAATAAGAATAAGCAGTGATGAAATTTGATCCTAGTGCCCTTCATCCAAGTCTTCCCTCTCTAGCAAAAACTATGCCCTTTGGTACCCCAGAACCCCCGTTCAAAGGTCAAAGAAGGtgctctggctctggctcctTCTTCCTATTCCTTGGCAGTCTTTCTGCTCTCTAGCTTCAGTTGTAAGATGACCCTAAGTTTTTGGGATTCCttgaataaaaatagtaaaagctAAAGAGGGAAGCAATTGGGGCAGAGAGACTCCATGCTGCCCTGATGCCCACAAAAGGTAGAAGATGGGAGATGGCAGATGCTCCAGGATCCTCTCTTTTCTGTGGTCAAAGGAGACCCCTAACCCCTCATTCCAAGaaaatttccagagaaagaatcacAGGAAGTCACTCATGTTGTAGATGCCAAAGCTAAAGGATGAACTTATATCCCTCATTTCCAATTCCAACACTTCTCATCACATTATCCTGTTTCTGTGTTAGAGAGGGTAAGTGAGAGTGGAGGGCATTTTGGAGAAATTGCTCCTTCTCCTTGGACGACCATGTTCCTAATGACTCCACTAATCCATAAAGCTTAGAgctaaaaaggactttaaaaagacatatttctcattttgcaattgaagaaagagattaaatgacttgggtTGGGGAAGAAGGGACAGAGGCATAGTAAGTTGGTGGCTGAGTCAAGATTTGTACCGAGGATTCTAAATCTGTGCTTTCCTCTACCTCATATTGCCTCTCACATCTGGGCCAGCAGCCTTGGGTTGCCTGGGCTTCCTGGCCTCTTGTGGGGACATGTTTTCCCAAAGTCCAAGGAGAAGGGGATGAGGGTTGGTTCTCTCCTCAGGAGGGTgattggggatggggaagagaggCCTACTTACCATGGTGACTGGTCACACACACTGCCCCACTGCTGCTCAGTCCAAACTCCTCTGCACTCCACACCCAAAGGCTCACTCCAATCCCAGTCCCCAATATTTGTAGAGGCTCctgcttttcctccctcccctactCCCTGGGATTGGACACCCTTATACCCCAGCCTTCCCCAATCCAATTAGCTTCCAGAGTTTAGTTGCACCCGCCCCTCCCCAAGTCTGATCCTATTACCTAATTTAGCCAAGGCGCCCTGGGTAAACTTAAACCTTCAAGCAGGTGCCTGCCTTGATGTTCCAAGACCCTTATGGGGAGGTCCCACCCCTCCTCCCACTCCAAGAGTCTTTACATTGGACCCTTGATCTGTCCCAAGATGGGCCATAACAAGCAATGAGAAGAATGACTGTGGCTAGACAGAGGAATAAAGCAGTGACAAAAAGAACTTTGtcctagaaagagagaaagaagaagacacCAGAAGTAAGGGATCCTTCTCTTTTGCCTGAATAGAAGTCTGTTGTTGACTTCCCGGACACTAGTAATGGCTGGTAGTTTTTAAGGAGGAGTTGGGGAGGGAGAATGAtagagataaaagcaaatttcAGCACATCAGAAATGGAAAGCATTACAAAGAACAGAGCTTGAGAGTTGagagggattttagagatcatttggtCCAACCCTCCTCATTCTATAATGGAGAAAACGAAAGCCCCAAAAGGGGAGATCCCAGATCACACTGGAGCTATGGGGTATCAGAAATCAGTCCTGCCCTAGGCTGAGAGCCAGAGAGCAGCCCTAACAATTTCACCATCATCCCTACACCGCCTGGAACATGACCAGCCTCTGATTTGAGAAAACGTGTCCCCAGCCAAGCTGGGAACAAGACAgttggagagaaaaatgaagatggtTAAGAGAACCCCATACAGCAGCTGATCGGAGGGTAAggggagatgggggtggggaagggaccAGGGGATTCAAATGCCAAGGAGAGGGCAGGATGGACAGCAGCAAATGGCACCAGCTTCTTCCCCTATATATAGACATTCCCAAGAAAAGCATGAGCACTCCAGCCAGACTAAATAAGGTATCAGCCAGGCTGGAGCATAGGAAAGGGGCCTGGGTAAGTTCTCTTGGAaccatttacaccttggaaaagCCAAGGcccagaaaagattttaaaattaccCACAAGGACAAGGGCAGTGGTCCTGAGGCACAAAgacaatcatctcatttttgcaTTCTTACAATATTCCCTAGCTTATGTTGGGctttcctcataacaaccatATGAAACAGGTGGTTTAAGTATataatatccccattttgtagatgaggaaacaggcccagagatAGAAACAGCTTGCCTCTGGTCCCATAGCAGTTTTCGGTCATGTCCcactctgtgaccctatttggtgttatcttggcaaagatactagagtggttcaccatttccttctccagaccattttacagctgaggaaactgaggcaaacagggttgacttgcccaaaatcacacaactagaaagtgtctgaggcctgactccaattcttcctgatttcaggactagtgctctatccattgtgcacaCAGCTATCCAAGGAGCGGGATTCCAAGGCCagtcttcatttattcattcaatagatTATTTCTTGAGTACTACTATATGCTCAGCCCAGTCTTGAATGCTCAACTGTTCTACAGAGGATGACAGAATATAAGATATGGTGCCCTACCCCTtcagggagctcacattctagACTGAAAGAAAACCATAttaatgaggatgaggatgaggatgacatcTTAGTATCCTTGTAAAGACTGATGTTTAtgtgttttttaatgaataataaagttttaaaattatcatttaaaaaatttaataatagctttttattttcaaaatgcatgcaaagacagttttcaacatttacaccTGTAAAATCTCACATTACaaattcctctctttccttttcccctttcccctcctatagactgcaaataatccaatatatgttaaacatgtgaaattcctccatatatatttccacatttatcatgctgcacaagaaaaatcagaacaaaaaggggggggggggagaaaaaagaaagcaaacaacaaaaaaggtgaaaatactatgttgtgatccatattctatccccatagtcctctctttgaatacagatgtctctctccatcacaagtctattggaattggcctgaattacctcataattcatcatcttatttgataacaaggcatttcatttttatttaagaaatgagaaaactaagacccagagaaatAAGTACTGATCCCTGGCATTAATATCACTCTTTACAAGCATCACATCTGATTCTTACCTATGACATAGCTACTATGGATACTGTAACCTTCCatgtacagataaagaaacacaCAAAtggagaggtaaaatgacttgcccatggtcataaaGCAAAGATGTGTTAAAGGTCAGGTTTaaatacaggtcttcctgatttcaagtttagtattccAAATTCCACAAGGACAAGGGCAATGATCCTGAGGCATAAAGACAATCACCATCAGTCTCCCATGAAATGACTTGTCACAAGTCACAAAACACTCatattaaaagataatttgatagtggagttgtgaactgatccaactattctggaaagcattttggaactatccTGAAAGGACCAGTTAATCATGAATATCCTTGGATTCAGCATTGtatctgtatttcaaagagattataaaagagagaaaaggagcaaaaatgtttgtagcagccctttttatggtggcaaggaactggaaactgaggggatgaccatcaattagggaatggctgaataaattaaggtatatgaaggtaatggaata
Proteins encoded:
- the TNNC2 gene encoding troponin C, skeletal muscle — encoded protein: MTDQQAEARSFLSEEMIAEFKAAFDMFDADGGGDISTKELGTVMRMLGQTPTKEELDAIIEEVDEDGSGTIDFEEFLVMMVRQMKEDAKGKSEEELAECFRIFDRNADGYIDAEELVEIFRASGEHVTDEEIESLMKDGDKNNDGRIDFDEFLKMMEGVQ
- the LOC127550760 gene encoding regulator of G-protein signaling 9-binding protein-like is translated as MRGAGSGERAREAREAVAECRAAYEALNRFTASYRQLVLGVGSSADGRRLRRALEESGRRGFELSLGLRNQLLAELTEPGGRQEEEVKMELERIWVLCMSALEIFLQDLGRAHDLSRIFPLPSPASGTQLVNTGVISFGPKGWSLRRPSGKTSERAGELPEELAQWGHRLEEMLLEMETKVNVPVWSVEATVGDPEALEHSPESSAGRSPRGCCARAPDRLQSHCIVA